From the genome of Rathayibacter sp. VKM Ac-2759, one region includes:
- a CDS encoding histidine phosphatase family protein, giving the protein MTQLTLVRHGQTDWNAARRIQGASDIPLNEIGRSQARAAARLLRERPWDAVVASPLGRAYETGAIIARGLGLDEPLVVPGLAERAYGEAEGMTAADLRELFPGGIEGQRVPGCETRPQVVERATAALLEVAERFPGSRVIVATHGAVIGSLLRSLSEDALPPQGITVGNGSRHDFAIVDGALRIVAFDDSGDVLVADTDLEDVLNPVPGA; this is encoded by the coding sequence GTGACCCAGCTGACCCTCGTCCGACACGGGCAGACCGACTGGAACGCCGCCCGCCGCATCCAGGGCGCGAGCGACATCCCCCTGAACGAGATCGGCCGCTCGCAGGCGAGGGCCGCGGCGCGCCTCCTGCGCGAGCGCCCGTGGGACGCGGTGGTCGCGAGCCCGCTGGGCCGGGCCTACGAGACCGGCGCGATCATCGCCCGCGGCCTCGGGCTCGACGAGCCCCTGGTCGTCCCGGGGCTCGCCGAGCGCGCCTACGGCGAGGCCGAGGGGATGACCGCAGCGGATCTCCGCGAGCTGTTCCCCGGCGGCATCGAGGGGCAGCGGGTCCCGGGCTGCGAGACGCGCCCTCAGGTCGTCGAGCGGGCGACGGCGGCGCTCCTGGAGGTCGCCGAGCGCTTCCCCGGCTCGCGCGTGATCGTGGCGACCCACGGAGCCGTCATCGGGAGCCTCCTCCGCTCGCTGAGCGAGGACGCGCTGCCGCCGCAGGGCATCACGGTCGGCAACGGCTCGCGCCACGACTTCGCGATCGTCGACGGCGCGCTGCGGATCGTCGCGTTCGACGACTCGGGTGACGTGCTCGTCGCCGACACCGACCTCGAGGACGTCCTCAACCCCGTCCCCGGAGCCTGA
- a CDS encoding alpha/beta hydrolase yields MTTASPYADDLARLAIIEGVVSVSGTPTAYWTYGSASARTVLVLVHGFRGEHHGLEPVVARLLAGGADVRVIAPDLPGFGASPPMTAHAHDVEGYAAWLGEFLDALGVRGGAVVLGHSFGSIVAAAAVAGGLPTPLLVLVNPIAAPALAGPRGVLTRLAVLYYRLGAVLPRALGFALLRDPRIVRVMSLTMVKTKDPVLRRFVHDQHDRYFSAFASRDTVLEAFRASVSHDVSEYARDITVPTQLIAAAQDDITPLPAQHRLLEALPHGRLHVIDGVGHLIHYETPDEAAAVLRRALDEGIDR; encoded by the coding sequence ATGACCACTGCCTCACCCTATGCGGACGACCTCGCACGCCTCGCCATCATCGAGGGTGTCGTGAGCGTGTCCGGGACGCCCACCGCGTACTGGACGTACGGATCGGCCTCGGCTCGCACCGTCCTCGTCCTCGTGCACGGCTTCCGCGGCGAGCACCACGGCCTCGAGCCCGTCGTCGCCCGGCTGCTGGCCGGGGGAGCGGACGTCCGCGTGATCGCGCCCGATCTGCCCGGCTTCGGCGCCTCGCCGCCGATGACCGCCCACGCGCACGACGTCGAGGGGTACGCCGCCTGGCTCGGCGAGTTCCTCGACGCGCTCGGCGTGCGGGGCGGCGCGGTCGTGCTCGGCCACTCCTTCGGCTCGATCGTCGCGGCCGCCGCCGTCGCGGGCGGGCTGCCGACGCCCCTCCTGGTGCTCGTGAACCCGATCGCGGCGCCCGCGCTGGCCGGCCCGCGCGGCGTGCTCACGCGGCTCGCAGTGCTCTACTACCGCCTCGGCGCTGTGCTGCCGCGCGCCCTCGGCTTCGCCCTGCTGCGCGACCCGCGGATCGTGCGCGTGATGAGCCTGACGATGGTGAAGACCAAGGATCCCGTGCTGCGGCGCTTCGTCCACGACCAGCACGACCGCTACTTCAGCGCCTTCGCCTCGCGCGACACGGTGCTGGAGGCGTTCCGCGCCTCGGTCTCGCACGACGTGAGCGAGTACGCGCGGGACATCACGGTGCCGACGCAGCTGATCGCCGCGGCGCAGGACGACATCACGCCGCTCCCCGCGCAGCACCGGCTCCTCGAGGCACTGCCGCACGGACGGCTGCACGTGATCGACGGAGTGGGCCACCTGATCCACTACGAGACTCCGGACGAGGCGGCCGCCGTGCTGCGCCGCGCGCTCGACGAAGGGATCGACCGATGA
- a CDS encoding type B 50S ribosomal protein L31, with amino-acid sequence MKTDIHPVYEAIVFRDLASGETFLTRSTAKSSKTIELDGVTYPVIDVEISSASHPFYTGKQRIMDSAGRVEKFNSRYKNFGK; translated from the coding sequence ATGAAGACCGACATCCACCCCGTGTACGAGGCCATCGTCTTCCGCGACCTCGCGTCCGGTGAGACCTTCCTCACCCGTTCGACGGCGAAGAGCAGCAAGACCATCGAGCTCGACGGCGTGACGTACCCCGTCATCGACGTCGAGATCTCGTCCGCCTCGCACCCGTTCTACACGGGCAAGCAGCGCATCATGGACTCGGCCGGTCGCGTCGAGAAGTTCAACAGCCGCTACAAGAACTTCGGCAAGTAG
- a CDS encoding glycosyltransferase family 1 protein has product MRIVVDCRYTRLGRHDGISRYTAEIVSELARLHDVTMLISDRRQLAMLPSLPWEKVTSPTGPFEPFVALLVNRLKPDVVFSPMQTMGSLGRRYRLVLTVHDLIYYRHRTPPRDLPAPVRALWRLYHLAWWPQRRLLQRADAVVTVSETTRALIREHRLTTRRVVVVPNAAGEVDEASAALAASLPDRSDARSLVYMGSFMPYKNVESLARAMRLLPDYELHLMSRAGEETVETLRSLAPTARLVFHQGADDAEYRAVLARATALVTASRDEGFGIPLVEAMALGTPVVVSDIPIFREIGGDAAVYVEPTSAKAIADGVRSLEDPAVWAERSSRSRERAAAYSWRDSARVLYGLLTELGGR; this is encoded by the coding sequence ATGAGGATCGTCGTGGACTGCCGGTACACGCGGCTCGGACGCCACGACGGCATCAGCCGATACACGGCCGAGATCGTGAGCGAACTGGCGCGGCTGCACGACGTCACGATGCTGATCAGCGACCGCCGGCAGCTCGCGATGCTGCCGTCCCTGCCGTGGGAGAAGGTGACGAGCCCGACCGGTCCGTTCGAGCCGTTCGTCGCTCTGCTGGTCAACCGGCTGAAGCCGGACGTCGTGTTCTCGCCGATGCAGACGATGGGCTCGCTCGGCCGCCGCTACCGCCTCGTGCTCACGGTCCACGACCTGATCTACTACCGCCACCGCACGCCTCCGCGCGACCTGCCGGCCCCGGTGCGGGCGCTCTGGCGGCTCTACCACCTGGCCTGGTGGCCGCAGCGCCGGCTGCTGCAGCGGGCGGACGCGGTCGTCACCGTCTCGGAGACGACGCGCGCGCTGATCCGCGAGCACCGGCTGACGACCCGCCGCGTGGTGGTCGTGCCGAACGCCGCGGGGGAGGTCGACGAGGCGAGCGCCGCTCTCGCGGCGTCGCTGCCCGATCGCTCGGACGCACGATCGCTCGTCTACATGGGCTCGTTCATGCCCTACAAGAACGTCGAGTCGCTGGCCCGCGCCATGCGGCTGCTGCCGGACTACGAACTGCACCTGATGAGCAGGGCGGGCGAGGAGACGGTGGAGACCCTCCGGTCGCTCGCGCCCACGGCGAGGCTCGTGTTCCACCAGGGCGCGGACGACGCCGAGTACCGGGCGGTCCTCGCCCGCGCGACCGCCCTGGTCACCGCGAGCCGGGACGAGGGCTTCGGCATCCCGCTCGTCGAGGCGATGGCGCTCGGGACGCCGGTCGTGGTGAGCGACATCCCCATCTTCCGCGAGATCGGAGGCGACGCCGCGGTCTACGTGGAACCGACGAGCGCGAAGGCCATCGCCGACGGGGTCCGCTCGCTCGAGGACCCCGCGGTGTGGGCGGAGCGGTCGAGCCGCTCGCGCGAGAGGGCCGCCGCGTACTCGTGGCGCGACTCCGCCCGCGTGCTCTACGGGCTGCTGACGGAGCTCGGAGGCCGCTGA
- the treS gene encoding maltose alpha-D-glucosyltransferase, with protein MSFTSPIQLPGLALDPQWYRRAVFYEVMIRTYVDSNGDGAGDINGLASKLDYLQWLGIDALWLPPFYLSPLRDGGYDVSDFKAILPEFGTMEDFRDLVRKAHERNMRIVMDFPLNHTSDQHEWFQQSRSDPEGPYGDFYVWNDTDDKWPDIRIIFVDTEDSNWAFDSERRQFYFHRFFSHQPDLNFENPAVHEAIHDIVRFWLDLGVDGIRLDAIPYLYESDEGNGEGEPPTHDFIKNLRTMVDRDYPGRILIAEANQWPREVAAFFGTEEEPECHMAFDFPVMPRIFYSLRAQTANELTKVLSETFDIPSGAAWGVFLRNHDELTLEMVSEEYRQAMYGWYAYDPRMRSNIGIRRRLAPLLDNSRAELELINALLFSLAGSPFLYYGDEIGMGDNIWLNDRDASRTPMQWTPDRNAGFSAADPGKLVQPVVQSLVYHYNQVNVEAQLAQSRSLLHWMRNVLHVRRGHPAFGLGGMRVLETDHESVLAFVREYAGSGTAMGDQPEDVLCVFSFNHNPVSVTITDPENPGSALSDLFGGGRFPGFSDDGTLTMTLGTQGFFWLHVTKAPESR; from the coding sequence GTGAGCTTCACGTCGCCGATCCAACTCCCAGGCCTCGCCCTCGACCCCCAGTGGTATCGCAGGGCGGTGTTCTACGAAGTGATGATCCGGACGTACGTCGACTCGAACGGGGACGGCGCCGGTGACATCAACGGACTCGCGTCGAAGCTCGACTACCTGCAGTGGCTCGGCATCGACGCCCTCTGGCTCCCGCCGTTCTACCTGTCGCCGCTGCGCGACGGCGGCTACGACGTCTCCGACTTCAAGGCGATCCTGCCCGAGTTCGGCACGATGGAGGACTTCCGCGACCTGGTGCGGAAGGCCCACGAGCGCAACATGCGCATCGTGATGGACTTCCCGCTGAACCACACCAGCGACCAGCACGAGTGGTTCCAGCAGTCGCGCTCCGACCCCGAGGGGCCCTACGGCGACTTCTACGTCTGGAACGACACCGACGACAAGTGGCCCGACATCCGCATCATCTTCGTCGACACCGAGGACTCGAACTGGGCGTTCGACTCCGAGCGCCGCCAGTTCTACTTCCACCGCTTCTTCTCGCACCAGCCCGACCTCAACTTCGAGAACCCGGCCGTGCACGAGGCGATCCACGACATCGTCAGGTTCTGGCTCGATCTCGGCGTCGACGGCATCCGGCTCGACGCGATCCCCTACCTCTACGAGTCCGACGAGGGCAACGGCGAGGGCGAGCCGCCCACGCACGACTTCATCAAGAACCTGCGCACGATGGTCGACCGCGACTACCCCGGCCGCATCCTCATCGCGGAGGCGAACCAGTGGCCGCGCGAGGTCGCCGCGTTCTTCGGCACGGAGGAGGAGCCGGAGTGCCACATGGCCTTCGACTTCCCCGTCATGCCGCGCATCTTCTACTCCCTGCGCGCCCAGACCGCGAACGAGCTCACGAAGGTGCTCTCCGAGACCTTCGACATCCCCTCCGGAGCCGCGTGGGGCGTCTTCCTCCGCAACCACGACGAGCTCACCCTCGAGATGGTCTCGGAGGAGTACCGGCAGGCGATGTACGGCTGGTACGCCTACGACCCGCGGATGCGCTCGAACATCGGCATCCGGCGCCGGCTCGCGCCGCTGCTCGACAACTCCCGCGCCGAGCTCGAGCTGATCAACGCGCTCCTGTTCTCCCTCGCCGGCAGCCCGTTCCTGTACTACGGCGACGAGATCGGGATGGGCGACAACATCTGGCTGAACGACCGCGACGCCTCCCGCACCCCCATGCAGTGGACGCCCGACCGCAACGCCGGATTCTCGGCGGCCGACCCCGGCAAGCTCGTGCAGCCCGTCGTGCAGTCGCTCGTCTACCACTACAACCAGGTCAACGTGGAGGCGCAGCTCGCCCAGTCGCGCTCGCTCCTGCACTGGATGCGCAACGTGCTGCACGTGCGGCGCGGTCACCCGGCCTTCGGCCTCGGCGGGATGCGGGTCCTCGAGACCGACCACGAGTCGGTGCTGGCCTTCGTCCGCGAGTACGCGGGCTCGGGCACCGCGATGGGCGACCAGCCGGAGGACGTGCTGTGCGTCTTCAGCTTCAACCACAACCCGGTCTCGGTGACGATCACGGACCCCGAGAACCCGGGGTCGGCCCTCTCCGACCTCTTCGGCGGCGGCCGCTTCCCCGGCTTCTCCGACGACGGGACGCTCACGATGACCCTCGGCACGCAGGGGTTCTTCTGGCTGCACGTCACCAAGGCGCCCGAGTCCCGCTGA
- a CDS encoding ABC transporter ATP-binding protein → MPSVVSFVDVSFVRNGKRILDHVEWAVAEEDRWVVLGPNGAGKTSILQIAAAQNYPSTGQAHLLEETLGRVDVFELRPRIGYASTAMARRLPAGETVLDVVMTAAYAVTGRWNEGYDEIDERRARRVLAEWKLDHLADRTFGTLSDGEQKRVQIARAIMTDPELLLLDEPAASLDLGAREELVQLLSGFAKDPASPAIVMVTHHVEEIPDGFTHALLLRDGRVVSAGPLDEALTEATLAETFGLDIALSRENGRFSARAR, encoded by the coding sequence ATGCCCAGCGTTGTCTCGTTCGTCGATGTGTCCTTCGTCCGGAACGGCAAGCGGATCCTCGACCACGTCGAGTGGGCCGTCGCCGAGGAGGACCGCTGGGTCGTCCTCGGGCCGAACGGTGCCGGGAAGACCTCGATCCTCCAGATCGCGGCGGCGCAGAACTACCCGTCGACCGGGCAGGCCCACCTCCTCGAGGAGACCCTCGGCCGCGTCGACGTCTTCGAGCTGCGCCCGCGGATCGGCTACGCCTCGACCGCGATGGCCCGCCGCCTGCCCGCGGGCGAGACGGTGCTCGATGTCGTGATGACCGCCGCCTACGCCGTCACCGGCCGCTGGAACGAGGGCTACGACGAGATCGACGAGCGCCGCGCGCGCCGCGTCCTGGCCGAGTGGAAGCTCGACCACCTCGCCGACCGCACCTTCGGCACGCTCTCGGACGGCGAGCAGAAGCGCGTCCAGATCGCCCGCGCGATCATGACGGACCCGGAGCTGCTCCTGCTCGACGAGCCGGCCGCGAGCCTCGACCTCGGTGCGCGCGAGGAGCTGGTGCAGCTGCTCAGCGGCTTCGCGAAGGACCCGGCCTCGCCGGCCATCGTGATGGTCACGCACCACGTCGAGGAGATCCCCGACGGCTTCACGCACGCGCTCCTGCTGCGCGACGGCCGCGTCGTCTCCGCGGGACCTCTCGACGAGGCTCTGACCGAGGCGACGCTCGCCGAGACGTTCGGCCTCGACATCGCGCTCAGCCGCGAGAACGGCCGCTTCTCGGCGCGAGCGCGCTGA
- a CDS encoding YdeI/OmpD-associated family protein: MVSWADKPILPFVTAEEWDAYLSGDPDPGGVRLKMRKKAAVDPGITYAEALDVALCHGWIDGQAGAFDEQFSLQAFTPRRRASPWSKVNQEHVARLIDAGRMLPAGHAEIERAKADGRWDAAYRQKGAEVPADLQEAIDADPAAKAFFATVTGQKRFAFLFRLQQLKRPESRAKRITEYVALLAEGRTLT, encoded by the coding sequence ATGGTGTCCTGGGCCGACAAGCCGATCCTGCCGTTCGTCACCGCCGAGGAGTGGGACGCGTACCTCAGCGGTGATCCGGACCCGGGCGGCGTGCGGCTGAAGATGCGCAAGAAGGCGGCGGTCGATCCCGGGATCACCTACGCCGAGGCGCTCGACGTGGCGCTCTGTCACGGCTGGATCGACGGGCAGGCCGGCGCGTTCGACGAGCAGTTCAGCCTCCAGGCGTTCACGCCGAGACGCCGAGCCAGCCCCTGGTCGAAGGTGAACCAGGAGCACGTCGCCCGTCTGATCGACGCGGGGCGGATGCTCCCGGCCGGCCACGCCGAGATCGAGCGGGCGAAGGCCGACGGGCGGTGGGACGCCGCCTACCGCCAGAAGGGCGCGGAGGTGCCTGCCGATCTGCAGGAGGCGATCGATGCGGATCCGGCCGCGAAGGCGTTCTTCGCGACCGTCACCGGGCAGAAGCGGTTCGCCTTCCTGTTCCGGCTGCAGCAGCTGAAGCGCCCGGAGTCGCGCGCGAAGCGCATCACCGAGTACGTCGCGCTCCTCGCGGAGGGACGCACGCTCACCTGA
- the glgA gene encoding glycogen synthase, producing MRVDLLTKEYPPEVYGGAGVHVAELTKALRTDIDVVVRCFGAPRDEPGAFAYPVPAELAKANGALQTLGVDLQIAQDTAGADLVHSHTWYANAAGRLSQLLHGIPHVVSAHSLEPLRPWKAEQLGGGYRVSSWIERESYESADAVIAVSGGMRNDILRSYPALDPAKVHVVYNGIDLDAWHPVDDEAVLHELGIDPSRPSVVFVGRITRQKGLPYLLRAAATLPPEVQLVLCAGAPDTPEIMAEVTALVRGLQEERTGVVWIDRHLPRHQLSAVLTAATTFVCPSIYEPLGIVNLEAMACGAAVVGTATGGIPEVVVDGVTGRLVPIEQVSDGTGTPVDPDRYVADLAEALAEVVSDPEAAKRMGAAGRERAQSDFSWTQIARDTRAIYASLV from the coding sequence GTGCGAGTCGATCTGCTGACCAAGGAATATCCGCCCGAGGTGTACGGGGGAGCCGGTGTGCACGTGGCCGAGCTCACCAAGGCTCTGCGCACCGACATCGATGTCGTGGTGCGCTGCTTCGGTGCGCCGCGCGATGAACCGGGGGCGTTCGCGTACCCGGTGCCCGCCGAGCTCGCGAAGGCGAACGGCGCGCTGCAGACCCTCGGGGTCGACCTGCAGATCGCGCAGGACACCGCCGGTGCCGATCTGGTCCACTCCCACACCTGGTACGCCAATGCGGCCGGCCGGCTCTCGCAGCTGCTGCACGGTATCCCGCACGTGGTCTCGGCGCACAGCCTCGAGCCGCTGCGACCGTGGAAGGCCGAGCAGCTCGGCGGCGGCTACCGCGTGTCGAGCTGGATCGAGCGGGAGTCGTACGAGAGCGCCGACGCGGTCATCGCGGTCTCGGGAGGCATGCGGAACGACATCCTGCGCTCCTACCCCGCGCTGGACCCCGCGAAGGTGCACGTCGTGTACAACGGCATCGACCTCGACGCGTGGCACCCGGTCGACGACGAGGCCGTGCTGCACGAGCTCGGCATCGACCCGTCGCGCCCCTCCGTCGTCTTCGTCGGCCGAATCACCCGCCAGAAGGGACTCCCGTACCTCCTGCGCGCGGCGGCGACGCTGCCCCCCGAGGTCCAGCTGGTGCTCTGCGCGGGCGCGCCCGACACCCCCGAGATCATGGCCGAGGTCACCGCCCTGGTCCGCGGGCTGCAGGAGGAGCGCACCGGCGTCGTCTGGATCGACCGCCATCTCCCGCGCCACCAGCTGTCGGCCGTGCTCACCGCGGCCACCACGTTCGTCTGCCCGTCGATCTACGAGCCGCTCGGCATCGTGAACCTCGAGGCGATGGCGTGCGGCGCCGCCGTCGTGGGCACCGCCACCGGAGGCATCCCCGAGGTCGTCGTCGACGGCGTCACCGGGCGGCTCGTCCCGATCGAGCAGGTCTCGGACGGCACAGGCACGCCCGTCGACCCCGACCGCTACGTGGCCGACCTCGCCGAGGCCCTCGCCGAGGTCGTGTCCGACCCGGAGGCGGCCAAGCGGATGGGCGCGGCGGGCCGCGAACGAGCGCAGAGCGACTTCAGCTGGACCCAGATCGCCCGGGACACCCGCGCGATCTACGCGTCGCTCGTCTGA
- the serB gene encoding phosphoserine phosphatase SerB: MSERPTTPARFLVVLDADSTLLQDEVIELLAAHAGSEERVAAVTERAMRGEIDFGESLRERVATLRGLEAEVCAGVSDAVRVTPGVENLIEGVHAAGGRIGVVSGGFHEILDPVAGGLGLDFVRANRLASAGRRLTGDVDGPIIDASAKAAALQEWAVESGVPLCRTVAIGDGANDLEMMAVAALSVAFNAKPVVRERADLVVDGLDLSQLLPVLGLRG, encoded by the coding sequence ATGAGTGAGCGTCCCACGACGCCTGCCCGCTTCCTCGTCGTCCTCGACGCCGACTCGACCCTCCTGCAGGACGAGGTGATCGAGCTCCTCGCCGCCCATGCCGGCTCCGAGGAGCGGGTGGCCGCGGTGACCGAGCGGGCCATGCGCGGCGAGATCGACTTCGGCGAGAGCCTCCGCGAGCGCGTGGCGACCCTCCGGGGCCTCGAGGCCGAGGTGTGCGCGGGCGTCAGCGACGCCGTGCGCGTCACTCCGGGTGTCGAGAACCTCATCGAGGGCGTCCACGCCGCGGGTGGGCGCATCGGAGTCGTCTCCGGTGGGTTCCACGAGATCCTGGATCCGGTCGCCGGCGGGCTCGGGCTCGACTTCGTCCGCGCGAACCGCCTCGCGAGCGCCGGCCGGCGTCTCACCGGCGACGTCGACGGCCCGATCATCGACGCGTCGGCGAAGGCCGCCGCGCTCCAGGAGTGGGCGGTGGAGTCGGGTGTCCCCCTCTGCCGGACCGTCGCGATCGGCGACGGTGCGAACGACCTCGAGATGATGGCCGTTGCGGCGCTGTCGGTCGCCTTCAACGCGAAGCCGGTGGTGCGCGAGCGCGCCGACCTCGTCGTCGACGGCCTCGACCTCAGCCAGCTGCTGCCCGTGCTGGGCCTGCGCGGCTGA
- a CDS encoding Sir2 family NAD-dependent protein deacetylase produces the protein MESSPTPVADGTRAAAIEQAVELLGGRRIAAVTGAGVSTDSGIPDYRGAGAPVRTPMTYSQFVADPDYRRRYWAGSQLGWRRFTATLPNDGHRALARLEERGLLTGVVTQNVDGLHVRAGSRRVVDLHGSADRVRCMTCGQYFARDAIAERIETLNPWLDDPDISSLNPDGDAEVHDVSAMTVPECTVCGGVLKPDIVFFGEFIPTERFQEARAIVAGAEALLVAGSSLVVNSGIRFLEIARRGKLPIVIVNRGTTKGDSRASVKIDGGTSEVLRVLADRLPSL, from the coding sequence ATGGAGTCGAGTCCGACACCGGTCGCCGACGGCACGCGAGCCGCCGCGATCGAGCAGGCCGTCGAACTCCTGGGCGGTCGGCGCATCGCCGCCGTCACGGGAGCCGGCGTGAGCACGGACTCGGGCATCCCCGACTACCGGGGGGCGGGCGCTCCCGTCCGCACGCCGATGACCTACTCGCAGTTCGTCGCCGATCCCGACTACCGCCGCCGCTACTGGGCCGGCAGCCAGCTCGGCTGGCGCCGCTTCACGGCGACGCTCCCCAACGACGGCCACCGGGCCCTCGCCCGGCTCGAGGAGCGGGGCCTGCTCACGGGCGTCGTCACGCAGAACGTCGACGGGCTGCACGTGCGTGCCGGCTCGCGTCGCGTCGTCGATCTGCACGGCTCCGCCGACCGCGTGCGCTGCATGACCTGCGGGCAGTACTTCGCCCGCGACGCGATCGCCGAGCGGATCGAGACGCTCAACCCCTGGCTCGACGACCCCGACATCTCCTCCCTCAACCCCGACGGCGACGCCGAGGTGCACGACGTGTCGGCGATGACCGTTCCCGAGTGCACCGTCTGCGGCGGCGTCCTCAAGCCCGACATCGTCTTCTTCGGCGAGTTCATCCCGACCGAGCGGTTCCAGGAGGCGCGGGCCATCGTCGCCGGCGCCGAAGCGCTCCTGGTGGCCGGCTCCTCGCTGGTCGTCAACTCCGGGATCCGCTTCCTCGAGATCGCCCGCCGCGGCAAGCTGCCCATCGTGATCGTCAACCGCGGCACGACCAAGGGCGATTCGCGCGCCAGCGTCAAGATCGACGGTGGGACGAGCGAGGTCCTCCGCGTCCTCGCGGACCGCCTCCCCTCCCTCTGA
- a CDS encoding glucose-1-phosphate adenylyltransferase → MQSKKIFGIVLAGGEGKRLMPLTADRAKPAVPFGGQYRLIDFALSNLINSGLTQIVVLTQYKSHSLDRHVSQTWRLSGLLNSYVASVPAQQRLGKRWFSGSADAILQSLNLIRDEKPDIVVVVGADHVYRMDFSQMIEAHIKSGAKATVAAIRQPIELADQFGVIQLAGDEAGDGIVPTKIAEFLEKPKDAVGLADSPHEVLASMGNYVFDADALIDAVIRDGELSTSDHDMGGDIIPDFVARGEAGVYDLKLNEVPGSTDRDRYYWRDVGTIDSFYEAHQDLISALPVFNLYNQQWPIFSSQLNSPPAKIVRDGKGNMGSTVDSVVSLGTVISGAHIERSVVGPWTVIESNATVADSVVFDKVRIGPDALVVRAILDKDVVVEPGARVGVDHDHDRERGFTVTESGITVVGKGVVVRP, encoded by the coding sequence ATGCAGTCAAAGAAGATTTTCGGCATCGTCCTCGCCGGCGGCGAGGGCAAGCGGCTCATGCCCCTCACGGCCGACCGGGCGAAGCCCGCGGTGCCCTTCGGCGGGCAGTACCGTCTCATCGACTTCGCACTGTCGAACCTCATCAATTCCGGGCTCACCCAGATCGTCGTGCTGACCCAGTACAAGTCGCACTCCCTCGACCGCCACGTCTCGCAGACCTGGCGCCTGTCGGGGCTGCTCAACTCCTACGTCGCCTCGGTCCCCGCGCAGCAGCGGCTCGGCAAGCGCTGGTTCAGCGGCTCCGCCGACGCGATCCTGCAGAGCCTCAACCTGATCCGCGACGAGAAGCCCGACATCGTCGTCGTGGTCGGAGCCGATCACGTGTACCGCATGGACTTCTCGCAGATGATCGAGGCGCACATCAAGTCGGGCGCCAAGGCCACCGTCGCCGCGATCCGTCAGCCCATCGAGCTCGCCGACCAGTTCGGGGTCATCCAGCTCGCCGGCGACGAGGCCGGCGACGGCATCGTCCCCACCAAGATCGCCGAGTTCCTCGAGAAGCCCAAGGACGCGGTCGGCCTGGCCGACTCCCCGCACGAGGTGCTCGCCTCGATGGGCAACTACGTCTTCGACGCCGACGCCCTGATCGACGCGGTCATCCGCGACGGCGAGCTCTCCACCTCCGATCACGACATGGGCGGCGACATCATCCCCGACTTCGTCGCGCGCGGTGAGGCGGGCGTCTACGACCTCAAGCTCAACGAGGTCCCCGGTTCGACGGATCGCGACCGCTACTACTGGCGCGACGTGGGCACCATCGACTCGTTCTACGAGGCGCACCAGGACCTGATCTCGGCGCTCCCGGTCTTCAACCTCTACAACCAGCAGTGGCCGATCTTCTCGTCGCAGCTCAACTCGCCCCCGGCCAAGATCGTTCGCGACGGCAAGGGCAACATGGGCTCGACCGTCGACTCGGTCGTCTCGCTCGGCACCGTCATCTCGGGTGCGCACATCGAGCGCAGCGTCGTCGGCCCCTGGACGGTCATCGAGTCGAACGCGACCGTCGCCGACTCCGTGGTCTTCGACAAGGTGCGGATCGGCCCGGACGCCCTGGTGGTGCGCGCTATTCTCGACAAGGACGTCGTCGTCGAACCCGGTGCCCGTGTCGGAGTGGACCACGACCACGATCGCGAGCGCGGGTTCACCGTCACCGAGTCGGGCATCACCGTCGTCGGCAAGGGCGTCGTCGTCCGCCCGTAG
- a CDS encoding 3'-5' exonuclease: MARRWFDELAVFDLETTGIDVRTSRIVTAHVGVIDASGTPVEATTWLADPGVEIPAGASAVHGISTEYAREHGRPAGEVVAEISEALRSLLEREIPVVVYNAPYDLSLLAHESRRWGVPVLLDPSPVIDPLVIDKAVDRYRKGKRTLVHAAEHYGVALTDAHDAGADAVAAGRLAQALGRTFADELGTDARALHALQIDWCRTQAESFQEYMRRVRDEAFVADRAWPVRH, encoded by the coding sequence GTGGCGCGCCGCTGGTTCGACGAGCTCGCCGTCTTCGACCTCGAGACCACCGGGATCGACGTGCGGACGAGCCGGATCGTCACCGCGCACGTCGGCGTGATCGACGCCTCGGGCACGCCCGTCGAAGCCACCACCTGGCTCGCCGACCCCGGGGTCGAGATCCCCGCGGGCGCCAGCGCCGTCCACGGCATCAGCACCGAGTACGCCCGCGAGCACGGGCGGCCGGCCGGCGAGGTCGTCGCCGAGATCTCGGAGGCGCTCCGCTCGCTCCTCGAGCGCGAGATCCCCGTGGTCGTCTACAACGCCCCCTACGATCTCTCGCTCCTCGCCCACGAGTCGCGCCGCTGGGGCGTCCCCGTGCTGCTCGACCCGAGCCCCGTCATCGATCCGCTGGTCATCGACAAGGCGGTCGACCGATACCGCAAGGGCAAGCGCACGCTGGTGCACGCCGCCGAGCACTACGGAGTCGCGCTCACGGACGCCCACGACGCGGGAGCCGACGCCGTCGCCGCCGGGCGGCTCGCCCAGGCCCTCGGCCGCACCTTCGCCGACGAGCTGGGCACCGACGCCCGCGCCCTGCACGCCCTCCAGATCGACTGGTGCCGCACCCAGGCCGAGTCCTTCCAGGAGTACATGCGCCGCGTCCGCGACGAGGCGTTCGTCGCCGACCGCGCGTGGCCCGTCCGCCACTGA